The DNA region AGCTGGAaaaacattgtgtccaatattttccgggCAAGTCCAATCATTCTTTCCCATGACCCGCCAAAGTGGGAAGCGTGTGGAGGGTTAAAAGTCCATGTACATCCGTGATCTTTAAGGTAGGTTTGTACAGCTGTGTTGTCTAAATTTGAGGGGATCTTCAGTTCTTTACATGCGCTGACAAAATTGGTACCTCTATCAGAACGAATGCTTTTTACAGGTCCTCTTACTGCCAGAAACCGTCTGAATGCATTAACAAAGCTAGAGGTATCGAGAGACTCTATCACCTCAATGTGAACTGCTCTAATACTCAAGCATGTGAATAAGACAGCCCACCTTTTATTTTGGATGATACTTCCTCTTGTGCGCTGTGAAGACACAATCCATGGGCCAAAAACATCCAAGCCCACATTAGTGAATGGGGGGTCCGTTGTAAGACGGTCTGGAGGGAGGTTCGACATTTTTTGTGTACTCATAGGGGCACGAAGTCTTTTGCAGGTTACGCAATGATAGATGATTGTGCTCACCTTTCTCTTGCCACCTACAATCCACCATCCTGCAGAGCGAACAGCTCCTTCTGTGAAAAGGCGACCTTGGTGTCGGGTCTGCTCGTGGTAGTGCTTAATGAGAAGAGCTGCAATATGGTGTTGGCCAGGAACTATGAGTGGGTTCTTTTCACCTGGGCTCAAGTTTGAATCACAGATGCGACCTCCTACTCTAAGAAGTCCATTTTCATCCAGGTAGGGGTCTAGGTTCTTGAGAGGACTGGTTCGGGGTAGTTTATCGTGTTTTTGCACACACTTCAATTCCTTGGCATACACATCCTGTTGTACTGCTTGAATGATTATGTTTTGGGCTTGGTTTGACTCGTCTACAGTGAGTCCTGTCTCACAGTAGTGCCAACCACGGCAGTGATTGATTTTGCTTGGCAGTGATTTGAAGTTATGTATGACGTGTATTAGTCTCGAAACAGCACGCTTGAGAGACTTCCATGTCGAAAACTTGTTGAATCTGTCAGAGCCAAGTTGTTTGGTTGAGATTGTGGTTTTGAGTGTAGACACCTGTGGTCTGACATCAGAGTCTGTGCAAGGTTCAACAAGTTCAAAAGAGTCATTTGAGGGACTTTGATCTTGGAGCATGAAGTCAGGGCCAGTGAGCCAGTTACTAAGGGGTAGCTGGTAAGCAGGAACAGAACGTGTGGCGTGATCTGCTGGGTTCTGGCTGCTCGGTACGTAATGCCATTGGCTTGGTTGAGAAGATTTGCGGATTCTCGTAACACGGTTAGCCACGTAGACATAAAATCTTCTTGTCTCGTTGTGGATATAACCTAGAACTACTTTACTGTCTGTATAGAATGCAGTGTAGTCTATTTCAAAGCCTAATTCGTCAGTGAGAAGATCTGCAAGCTCGACTGCTAACACAGCAGCACTAAGCTCTAATCTTGGTATGGTCTGATCTGGGCGTGGTGCTAACTTTGCCTTACCTAAAACAAAGCCTACTTCACAGTTCCTAGCTGCATCTGTTACTCTTAAATAGGCCACTGCAGCTATAGCCTTAGTAGATGCGTCCGAAAATACCAACAACTCTTTTTTTGTAGTTGTTGAGGGAGAAATTTCTGTGTATGCTCTGGGAATGGTCAAGTTGGACAGTTCTTTAAGTGAGTCTTTCCACAGGGTCCAGGACTCTTCCATTTCTGAGGGCAATGGTGCATCCCAGTCTCCATTCTCTGCCATAAGTTCACGCAGAATGGACTTTCCCTGCATTGTTACTGGTGCTACAAAGCCTAATGGATCATAAAGGCTGTTTATTGTTGATAAAACACCTCGTCTAGTAAAGGGCTTTGTCTCGTCTGACACTTTAAAGGTGAAGCAGTCTTTCTTTAGGTCCCAAAGGAGACCCAGGCTACGTTGCATGGGGACTGAATCAGCTTCAAAGTCCAAGTCCTTTAGGTCTTTGGCATGATCTTGTGAAGGGAATGCTTCGAGTACCTCTTTTCTGTTAGCTGCTATTTTATGCAGTCTTAGATTTGAGTTTGCAAGTGTGTCACGGGTTCTTTGTAATAAGGACACAGCCATTTCAACAGTGGGGAGGGATTTGAGTCCGTCGTCTACGTAGAAGTCGTGTGTGACAAACTGCTTGACATCTGGATCACAATCTGGCTGGTTGCGTAGAACAGACTGATGTAAGCCGTATATGGCCACTGCTGGTGATGGGCTATTCCCAAAGACGTGGACTCTCATCCTATACTCTACAATGTCTTTGGAAATGTCATGGTCACGAAACCACAAAAAACGCAAGTAATTTCTGTCTTGCTCTCGAACATTGAAACAGTAAAACATCTGTTCAATGTCGGCTGTGAAGGCAACAGCTTCCTTTCTGAAGCGTATTAGGACACCTAACAGTGAGTTGTTAAGATCTGGTCctgtcaacaacacatcatttagtGACACATTCTTGTACTTCGCGCTGCTGTCAAAGACGACCCTAATCTGTTTGGGCTTGCGAGGGTGGTAGACCCCGAATAGTGGCAAATACCAACATTCCTCTTCGTCTTTCAGTGGAGGGGCAAGCTCTgcatgtttgttttcaaatattttGTCCATAAACGTGATGAAATGTTCCttcatttcttctttcctttCAAAGCTACGAACAAGAGACATTAAGCGGCTCAGGGCATGCggtctgttgttagggagtttttgacgtggcgacttgaatggtaatggagctgtccagctcttgtctgtgtccttttgtagtccttcttccattattttcaagaaggctttgtcctgaatggagggtgcgatgtaattgtcatgtctggtttgtttgaacacattacatcctaaatgatcaggttcacaagcgctatccacaagttgagtgctgaagctgaatggaacttgtatctcacaatgtctctctattacattaaatacattggggcatggctcaaacattgtaagacgccccttctcagttgtatttgtgaacagcgtcttcacagcgagagttttgtggacatcacctaaacacacgtttcctactatgacccacccgaggtccaatttttgtgcatagggtgcattgttagggccacttatctgtttacggactttgtgaactctaatagcatcccgtccgagaagcatgagtatgggggcattagagtccaggtcagggataaggtgagctactgactttagatgactgtgttgcatagctgcactgggtgtgggaatttcatctctatcgtttgggatatttctacattcaatgaggctaggcaatgggatgtggactgaaccatctatggctgccactacatatcctgtagctctcctgcccattgcttctttagtaccagcacatgtccttagtgaataaggggaactagggccacggtcattgaacaattcaaagaactcaggacatactaacgacctgttgctttgttcatcatggatggcatagagccttactgcttgttcaggatggcctgctgggtacactttaacaagactaattttagagcaggatctgcctgcttcgttcacgccacaaacctgtgtgcacttggacgtgatctcctccgacttagcggagtcactctccccgccatactctgctgcaggttcagttactctaagccagggtgctggtcctgggtgaagagcagtgcagtgtttttcatcaagacactcagagcactgtatcttgaccatacagttttttgcaatgtgtgtagatgaagaacagcatttgaagcaaatgtggttctcttttaagaatgcttttcgatcatcgagtgttttcattcgaaatgatctgcacttcaagaggggatgaggtttcatgtgaattgggcaaagcttgtcgctgtctacagctttgtttgccgttctttgtgtatctaaattgtaacgggagacaacatcagttttgtgcactgaaatttctttttgtttatatgctctccatggcagtttgtcgagtttgtgtacgtcagggaa from Entelurus aequoreus isolate RoL-2023_Sb linkage group LG02, RoL_Eaeq_v1.1, whole genome shotgun sequence includes:
- the LOC133663290 gene encoding uncharacterized protein LOC133663290, with the translated sequence MQGKSILRELMAENGDWDAPLPSEMEESWTLWKDSLKELSNLTIPRAYTEISPSTTTKKELLVFSDASTKAIAAVAYLRVTDAARNCEVGFVLGKAKLAPRPDQTIPRLELSAAVLAVELADLLTDELGFEIDYTAFYTDSKVVLGYIHNETRRFYVYVANRVTRIRKSSQPSQWHYVPSSQNPADHATRSVPAYQLPLSNWLTGPDFMLQDQSPSNDSFELVEPCTDSDVRPQVSTLKTTISTKQLGSDRFNKFSTWKSLKRAVSRLIHVIHNFKSLPSKINHCRGWHYCETGLTVDESNQAQNIIIQAVQQDVYAKELKCVQKHDKLPRTSPLKNLDPYLDENGLLRVGGRICDSNLSPGEKNPLIVPGQHHIAALLIKHYHEQTRHQGRLFTEGAVRSAGWWIVGGKRKVSTIIYHCVTCKRLRAPMSTQKMSNLPPDRLTTDPPFTNVGLDVFGPWIVSSQRTRGSIIQNKRWAVLFTCLSIRAVHIEVIESLDTSSFVNAFRRFLAVRGPVKSIRSDRGTNFVSACKELKIPSNLDNTAVQTYLKDHGCTWTFNPPHASHFGGSWERMIGLARKILDTMFFQLKTTKLTHEVLVTFMAEVAAIINARPLVPVSSDPCDPFTLTPATLITQKVTPLKAPVGNFTASDLYKHQWRQVQHLSNTFWDRWKKEFLPTLQPRRKWHSSQLNVSVVSPF